One genomic region from Ornithinicoccus hortensis encodes:
- a CDS encoding maleylpyruvate isomerase family mycothiol-dependent enzyme: protein MGALSPVLRSERQAFIALLETLDPQQWTTPSLCAGWTVQDLAAHAAFAQSLRLHEMVTEAARARFGYNRMITETAVRWAERGTPAILERMRRNLRDEVTPPGLPLVLSVVDVTVHALDARKPLGLPRAVPREAFLPVARFLLRARWPSTIPLGGGPAERIAGLRLVADDIGWASGSGPDVRGTAETMLLVLSGRSVTAEELDGDGAPELLRRISAVPG from the coding sequence ATGGGTGCGCTGTCCCCCGTCCTGCGCAGCGAGCGCCAGGCCTTCATCGCCCTCCTGGAGACGCTGGATCCTCAGCAGTGGACGACGCCGTCCCTCTGCGCCGGCTGGACCGTCCAGGACCTCGCCGCGCACGCGGCATTCGCCCAGTCGCTGCGGCTCCACGAGATGGTCACCGAGGCGGCGCGGGCCCGGTTCGGGTACAACCGGATGATCACCGAGACGGCGGTGCGGTGGGCCGAACGGGGCACCCCGGCGATCCTGGAGCGGATGCGGCGCAACCTCCGCGACGAGGTGACCCCACCGGGTCTGCCACTCGTGCTGTCCGTCGTCGACGTCACCGTGCACGCCCTGGACGCCCGCAAACCGCTGGGGCTTCCCCGGGCGGTGCCCCGGGAGGCCTTCCTGCCCGTCGCGAGGTTCCTCCTGCGGGCGCGCTGGCCGTCCACCATCCCGCTCGGGGGCGGGCCCGCCGAGCGGATCGCCGGGCTCCGGCTGGTCGCCGACGACATCGGGTGGGCCAGCGGGTCCGGGCCCGACGTCCGGGGCACCGCCGAGACGATGCTGCTGGTGCTCTCGGGCCGCTCGGTCACCGCCGAGGAGCTCGACGGCGATGGCGCCCCCGAGCTCCTCCGACGGATCAGCGCGGTGCCGGGGTGA
- a CDS encoding phytoene desaturase family protein: MPLSPAGNGRTDVVVVGAGPNGLAAAVTLARAGLEVTVLEGQPTPGGGVRTLPLVTPQVSEAEGLLRDVCAAVPAAAPSSPFFAAFDLPARSLDLIVPEVSYAQPLDGGLAGIAYRDLETTIEGLGPDGARWRTLMGGLVRHYRDVAAIALSDKRSVPAPATTPAGLAAAGAAFGRAVALLSTRAADGWWPDGTGHALVNGVAAHTITRLPSLAAAGTAAYLGALAHSPTGWPLVRGGIGEITRALVTDLEAHGGRVLTDHPVWSGADIPPARAVLLDTHARVAAPLLAEPYRSRVAALPLGASVCKLDYVLSGPVPWSHPEVGRAGTVHVAGTVEQARAAEAEVAAGRHAEQPVLLVSDPAAHDPGREGPSGLRPLWVYAHVPHGSTRDVRAPAEAQLERFAPGFRDVVVDCLVTPAAELSEHNAGYPGGDISGGLITMWHMVVRPTLRVDPYAVAPGVWLCSASTPPGPGVHGMSGFHAARRVLRAFGITGVPSLGPA; encoded by the coding sequence ATGCCCCTCTCCCCAGCCGGCAACGGCCGCACGGACGTCGTGGTCGTGGGGGCGGGGCCGAACGGGCTGGCCGCGGCCGTGACGCTGGCGCGGGCGGGGCTCGAGGTCACCGTCCTGGAGGGGCAGCCCACGCCGGGCGGGGGAGTGCGCACGCTGCCGCTCGTCACCCCGCAGGTGTCGGAGGCGGAGGGGCTGCTGCGGGACGTCTGCGCCGCGGTGCCGGCCGCGGCGCCGTCGTCCCCGTTCTTCGCCGCCTTCGACCTGCCCGCGCGAAGCCTGGACCTCATCGTGCCGGAGGTGTCCTACGCCCAGCCGCTGGACGGCGGCCTGGCCGGGATCGCCTACCGGGACCTGGAGACGACCATCGAGGGTCTGGGTCCGGACGGGGCCCGGTGGCGGACCCTGATGGGCGGTCTGGTGCGGCACTACCGGGACGTCGCGGCGATCGCACTGTCGGACAAGCGCTCGGTGCCCGCTCCCGCCACGACCCCGGCGGGGTTGGCGGCGGCGGGTGCGGCCTTCGGGCGGGCCGTCGCGCTGCTGTCCACCCGGGCCGCCGACGGTTGGTGGCCCGACGGGACGGGGCACGCCCTGGTGAACGGTGTCGCGGCGCACACGATCACCAGGCTTCCCTCGCTCGCCGCGGCCGGCACGGCGGCCTACCTCGGCGCGCTGGCGCACAGCCCCACCGGGTGGCCGCTGGTCCGCGGGGGGATCGGCGAGATCACCCGCGCCCTGGTCACCGACCTCGAGGCGCACGGGGGTCGGGTGCTCACCGACCACCCGGTGTGGAGCGGTGCGGACATCCCGCCCGCCCGCGCGGTGCTGCTGGACACGCACGCCAGGGTGGCGGCGCCGCTGCTCGCCGAGCCCTACCGGTCGCGGGTGGCCGCCCTCCCGCTGGGGGCCTCGGTCTGCAAGCTCGACTACGTGCTGTCCGGCCCGGTCCCGTGGTCGCACCCGGAGGTCGGACGGGCCGGCACGGTGCACGTCGCCGGCACCGTCGAGCAGGCGCGTGCCGCGGAGGCCGAGGTGGCGGCGGGACGCCACGCCGAACAGCCGGTGCTGCTGGTGAGCGATCCCGCCGCGCACGACCCCGGCCGGGAAGGTCCGTCGGGGTTGCGCCCGCTCTGGGTCTATGCCCACGTGCCGCACGGGTCCACCCGGGACGTCCGGGCCCCCGCGGAGGCACAGCTCGAGCGATTCGCTCCCGGTTTCCGGGACGTCGTCGTGGACTGCCTGGTCACCCCGGCCGCGGAGCTGTCCGAGCACAATGCGGGCTATCCGGGAGGGGACATCTCCGGGGGGCTGATCACGATGTGGCACATGGTGGTCCGCCCGACGCTGCGCGTCGACCCGTATGCCGTGGCGCCCGGGGTGTGGTTGTGCTCGGCCTCGACGCCGCCCGGCCCGGGGGTGCACGGCATGTCCGGCTTCCACGCCGCCCGGCGGGTGCTGCGCGCGTTCGGGATCACCGGCGTGCCCTCGCTCGGTCCCGCCTGA